From a region of the Streptomyces sp. NBC_01454 genome:
- the murJ gene encoding murein biosynthesis integral membrane protein MurJ — translation MNAPYDGDRGRGANGDPNGPVPPTPPLPADQDPYVQDAYRNDPHRAQDPTAQDPVAEAFYDRAAHPPPDQPTQPLYPQPAAGRHTPDPQLWASPPPPEPHGPSRNLPYGDAAATTQFMGVDDLMTQAAQDHPEPDAFAHLYRDQQHYEPQHPAAPAAPGPEAVPQQPVPEPEPAPVAAAGKPSGGRASGLFKSSAVMAAGTMVSRLTGFVRSALIVAALGGAVLGDSWQVAYQLPTMIFILTIGGGLNSVFVPQLVRAMKEDDDGGEAYANRLLTLVVVVLGVLTVLAVVAAPLLVKLVSFDISRDPAANEVAVAFTRYCVPTIFFMGLHVVMGQILNARGRFGAMMWTPVLNNIVMIATFGLFIWVYGTAKTSHIGVTTIPDEGIRLLGIGTLLGLVVQALAMIPYLRDADFKLRLRFDWRGHGLGKAAKLAKWTVLFVLANQAGVLVVTQLSTWAGKTADQQGHPGTGFISYASAQLIWNMPQAIITVSVMAALLPRLARSAHDGDTGAVRDDMSQGLRTSAVAIVPISFGFLSLGIPLCTLVYGSSGAGVPMGYMLMAFGVGLIPFSVQYVVLRAFYAYEDTRTPFYNTVIVAAVNAAASALCFLVLPARWAVVGMAASYGLAYIIGVGVAWRRLGKRMDGDLDTAHVIRTYARLAGASIPATIISGAAVYGIMQTLGSGVLGSLSALIVGAAALLAVFYVAARKMRIEELNALVGMVRSKLGR, via the coding sequence ATGAATGCGCCGTACGACGGTGACCGGGGCCGGGGCGCCAATGGCGACCCCAACGGGCCGGTCCCTCCGACGCCCCCGTTGCCCGCGGACCAGGACCCCTACGTCCAGGACGCCTACCGCAACGATCCGCACCGCGCTCAGGACCCGACGGCACAGGACCCGGTGGCCGAGGCGTTCTACGACCGCGCCGCGCACCCGCCTCCGGACCAGCCCACGCAGCCGCTCTACCCGCAGCCTGCCGCCGGCCGTCACACCCCCGATCCGCAGCTGTGGGCCTCCCCTCCGCCGCCCGAGCCGCACGGGCCCTCCCGCAATCTCCCGTACGGCGACGCCGCCGCGACCACCCAGTTCATGGGCGTCGACGACCTGATGACCCAGGCCGCCCAGGACCATCCGGAGCCGGATGCCTTTGCGCATCTCTACCGGGACCAGCAGCACTACGAGCCCCAGCACCCCGCCGCCCCCGCGGCTCCGGGCCCGGAGGCCGTACCGCAGCAGCCCGTGCCGGAACCGGAGCCCGCCCCCGTGGCGGCGGCCGGCAAGCCGTCCGGTGGCCGTGCCTCCGGCCTGTTCAAGTCCAGCGCGGTGATGGCCGCCGGCACGATGGTGTCCCGTCTGACGGGCTTCGTCCGCTCGGCGCTGATCGTCGCGGCGCTCGGTGGCGCGGTCCTCGGTGACTCCTGGCAGGTCGCCTACCAGCTCCCGACCATGATCTTCATCCTGACCATCGGCGGCGGTCTGAACTCCGTCTTCGTGCCGCAGCTGGTGCGCGCGATGAAGGAGGACGACGACGGCGGCGAGGCGTATGCCAACCGGCTGCTGACGCTGGTCGTCGTGGTCCTCGGCGTGCTGACCGTGCTGGCGGTGGTGGCCGCGCCACTCCTGGTGAAGCTGGTCTCCTTCGACATTTCCCGCGATCCGGCGGCCAACGAGGTCGCGGTCGCGTTCACCCGCTACTGCGTGCCCACGATCTTCTTCATGGGTCTGCATGTGGTGATGGGGCAGATCCTCAACGCCCGTGGCCGTTTCGGCGCGATGATGTGGACCCCGGTCCTCAACAACATCGTCATGATCGCCACCTTCGGCCTGTTCATCTGGGTCTACGGCACGGCGAAGACCTCGCACATCGGCGTCACCACCATCCCCGACGAGGGCATCCGGCTCCTGGGCATCGGCACCCTCCTCGGGCTCGTGGTCCAGGCGCTGGCCATGATCCCGTACCTGCGCGACGCCGACTTCAAGCTCCGGCTGCGGTTCGACTGGCGCGGCCACGGCCTGGGCAAGGCCGCCAAGCTCGCCAAGTGGACGGTGCTGTTCGTGCTCGCCAACCAGGCGGGCGTCCTCGTCGTCACCCAGCTCTCCACCTGGGCCGGAAAGACCGCTGACCAGCAGGGACACCCGGGCACCGGCTTCATCTCCTACGCCAGCGCCCAGCTCATCTGGAACATGCCGCAGGCGATCATCACCGTCTCCGTGATGGCGGCGCTGCTGCCGCGGCTGGCACGGTCCGCGCACGACGGTGACACCGGAGCCGTCCGCGACGACATGTCGCAGGGCCTGCGCACCTCCGCCGTCGCCATCGTCCCGATCTCGTTCGGCTTCCTCTCCCTCGGTATCCCGCTGTGCACGCTGGTCTACGGCTCGTCCGGCGCCGGGGTCCCGATGGGCTACATGCTGATGGCCTTCGGTGTGGGGCTGATCCCGTTCTCGGTGCAGTACGTCGTCCTGCGCGCCTTCTACGCGTACGAGGACACCCGCACCCCCTTCTACAACACGGTGATCGTCGCCGCCGTCAACGCCGCCGCCTCCGCCCTGTGCTTCCTGGTCCTGCCGGCCCGCTGGGCCGTGGTCGGCATGGCGGCCTCCTACGGCCTGGCGTACATCATCGGCGTGGGCGTGGCCTGGCGGCGTCTGGGCAAGCGCATGGACGGCGATCTGGACACGGCGCACGTCATCCGGACCTATGCGCGGCTGGCCGGCGCGAGCATTCCGGCCACGATCATCTCCGGGGCGGCGGTCTACGGCATCATGCAGACACTCGGCAGCGGGGTCCTCGGGTCGCTGAGCGCTCTGATCGTCGGCGCTGCCGCGCTTCTGGCCGTGTTCTACGTCGCCGCACGCAAAATGCGCATCGAGGAACTGAACGCCCTGGTCGGGATGGTCCGGTCGAAGCTGGGGCGCTGA
- a CDS encoding protein kinase family protein: MAERSTAAVDVADTSGEEPLTAKAGKATDDGAKAEKVSGRENDAAGTDEECAEAIEAQPPELHSGHKLARRYRLEECVTRLDGFSSWRAVDEKLRRAVGVHILPAEHPRARPVLSAARSSALLGDPRFVQVLDAVEENDLVYVVHEWLPDATELTTVLATGPLEPHDAYQLVSQVSQAMAAAHREGLSHLRITPGSVLRTESGQYRIRGLAVMAALRGITCEHPQRTDTEAIGALLYAALTQRWPYENDAHGLTGLPKGVGLIAPDQVRAGVHRGLSELAMRALINDGATASRQEPACTTPEELAAAVAAMPRIRPPETAFTTPPPYQRTGYQQGSHRQASVHNGPSVRQTQPVATPPPPLQSRTGRALKWSVSALLIAALGLGSWQLADTLLKRENDQDKPQNSQSQQGSKKKPAKPLSIAGATEFSPLGEAFSQDKASAAADGDPSTAWVTKRFKGWPNFGNLPNRKDGSGIVIDLGSAKDVSGVQVSMYRPGQTAEILAAGPSASNPTSLSDFSQRLSKSSKAGDKLTVKLDKSVKTQYVLIHITELPSDGESDWFRGGISDVKVTG; encoded by the coding sequence GTGGCGGAACGGAGCACGGCTGCCGTCGACGTGGCTGACACGAGCGGTGAAGAACCGCTGACCGCCAAGGCGGGTAAGGCCACGGACGACGGTGCTAAGGCCGAGAAGGTATCCGGCAGGGAAAACGACGCCGCAGGCACCGATGAGGAGTGTGCCGAGGCGATCGAAGCCCAGCCACCGGAACTGCACAGCGGCCACAAGCTTGCCAGACGCTATCGCCTCGAGGAGTGCGTCACCCGTCTGGACGGATTCAGCAGCTGGCGCGCGGTCGACGAGAAGCTGCGCCGCGCCGTCGGCGTACACATCCTGCCCGCCGAGCACCCACGGGCCCGGCCGGTGCTGTCCGCCGCCCGTTCCTCGGCGCTGCTCGGTGATCCCCGGTTCGTGCAGGTCCTGGACGCCGTCGAGGAGAACGACCTCGTCTACGTCGTCCACGAGTGGCTGCCGGATGCCACCGAGCTCACCACGGTGCTCGCCACCGGCCCGCTGGAGCCGCACGACGCCTACCAGCTCGTCAGCCAAGTCTCCCAGGCCATGGCCGCCGCACACCGCGAGGGGCTGTCCCATCTGCGGATCACCCCCGGCTCGGTGCTGCGCACGGAGTCCGGGCAGTACCGCATCCGTGGTCTGGCCGTCATGGCGGCGCTGCGCGGCATCACCTGCGAGCACCCGCAGCGCACGGACACCGAGGCGATCGGCGCGCTGCTCTACGCCGCGCTGACCCAGCGCTGGCCGTACGAGAACGACGCCCACGGCCTCACCGGCCTGCCGAAGGGTGTCGGGCTCATCGCGCCGGACCAGGTGCGTGCCGGCGTGCACCGCGGGCTGTCCGAGCTCGCCATGCGCGCCCTGATCAACGATGGCGCCACGGCCTCCCGCCAGGAACCGGCGTGCACCACTCCCGAGGAACTGGCCGCGGCGGTCGCCGCCATGCCGCGCATCCGGCCCCCGGAGACCGCGTTCACCACGCCCCCGCCCTACCAGCGCACGGGATACCAGCAGGGCAGTCACCGGCAGGCGTCGGTCCACAACGGCCCGTCCGTCCGGCAGACGCAGCCTGTGGCCACGCCTCCGCCGCCGCTGCAGAGCCGCACCGGCCGGGCGCTGAAGTGGTCCGTCTCCGCGCTGCTCATCGCAGCGCTGGGCCTGGGCAGCTGGCAGCTGGCGGACACGCTGCTGAAGCGGGAGAACGACCAGGACAAGCCGCAGAACTCCCAGTCGCAGCAAGGCTCCAAGAAGAAGCCCGCGAAACCGCTGTCGATCGCCGGTGCCACCGAGTTCTCTCCGCTGGGGGAGGCGTTCTCCCAGGACAAGGCGTCCGCCGCGGCGGACGGCGACCCGTCGACCGCGTGGGTCACCAAGCGGTTCAAGGGGTGGCCGAACTTCGGGAACCTGCCGAACCGCAAGGACGGCAGCGGCATCGTCATAGACCTCGGCAGCGCCAAGGATGTTTCCGGCGTACAGGTCAGCATGTACCGCCCGGGCCAGACCGCGGAGATTCTGGCCGCCGGCCCCTCCGCGTCGAATCCGACCTCGCTCAGTGACTTCTCCCAGCGGCTCTCGAAGTCGTCGAAGGCCGGCGACAAGCTCACGGTGAAGCTGGACAAGTCCGTGAAGACCCAGTACGTCCTCATCCACATCACCGAGCTGCCCAGTGACGGCGAATCAGACTGGTTCCGAGGCGGAATCTCCGACGTGAAGGTCACCGGCTGA
- a CDS encoding DUF6049 family protein → MTLLTGVFLLVGLLQMPHAPTAEAAPTGSRTVDVTIDSMSPPTPSEGDTVTVSGTLINDGRSTITDAKVAMHRGSPIGGRSSVESLSRRTGYLAGADGEAVEGHTEKIDKLEPGVSQPFSLSIPAKDLDLTKDGVYQLGISLSGRSASAPYGQILGFDRTFLPWQESDSTKKTQLTYMWPLISSTHLTAETDADPQQTPVFRDDDLAAELAPGGRLQQMVSLGKNLPVTFVVDPDLLATVDAMTKSYRVNGPDGPMGKNQAVAKQWLHELEEAAKTHEVVALPFGDPDLASLAHHGKGVPSALSHLGPATDLADKTVDTILGVKPRTDFAWPVDGAIDSSIVDVATSAGAHNVITRSDSLREAGGLSYTPTAARPIGGGNTAVVADAQLSRAFEGDMSKAGNSAHAVQEFLAQTEMINLEDPGRQRSIVVAPQRMPTVSQAQAMATALRDLKQSGRWTQPLNLSGAAKAKPDRAATRHVPSGNAYPSSLRRQELPTNAFRQIQGTQAALDDYQVILAHPERVVTPFGNAIMREMSTQWRGNPTGAKAFRHSVRSYLDGLTKKVHLIQKSEATLSGRSATIPVTVQNNLVQGVRDMKLKLTSSQPNRLDAGKTQTITVDGGHSQSFKFDTTANANGRAWVTAQLYTADGKPYGEPMTFQVNVTEITATVMLVIAGGVLLLVLAGVRIYLQRKRAAGRRAEDGTDGDGTDGDSGTDGDNGGTDGDQPEQPSDPTPDTGSESSDPSGSGEKVDR, encoded by the coding sequence GTGACACTGCTCACGGGGGTGTTCCTTCTCGTGGGGCTGCTCCAGATGCCGCACGCTCCCACCGCTGAGGCAGCCCCCACCGGCTCCCGCACGGTCGATGTGACGATCGACTCCATGTCCCCGCCCACCCCGTCCGAGGGCGACACGGTCACGGTCTCCGGCACGCTGATCAACGACGGCCGCAGCACGATCACGGATGCCAAGGTCGCCATGCACCGCGGCAGCCCGATCGGCGGCCGCAGTTCCGTCGAAAGCCTGTCCCGCCGCACCGGCTATCTGGCGGGCGCGGACGGCGAAGCGGTCGAGGGGCACACGGAGAAGATCGACAAGCTGGAGCCCGGCGTCAGCCAGCCCTTCAGCCTCAGCATCCCGGCCAAGGATCTCGATCTCACCAAGGACGGGGTGTACCAGCTCGGTATCTCTCTGTCAGGACGCTCCGCGTCCGCGCCGTACGGGCAGATCCTCGGTTTCGACCGGACGTTCCTCCCCTGGCAGGAGTCCGACAGCACGAAGAAGACGCAGCTCACGTACATGTGGCCGCTGATCTCCTCCACGCACCTCACCGCGGAGACCGACGCCGACCCCCAGCAGACGCCGGTCTTCCGCGATGACGACCTCGCTGCCGAACTCGCGCCCGGTGGCCGGCTGCAGCAGATGGTCTCGCTCGGCAAGAACCTCCCGGTGACCTTCGTCGTCGACCCCGACCTGCTCGCGACGGTCGACGCGATGACCAAGTCGTACCGGGTGAACGGGCCGGACGGGCCCATGGGCAAGAACCAGGCAGTCGCCAAGCAGTGGCTGCACGAGCTCGAGGAAGCGGCCAAGACGCACGAGGTGGTCGCGCTGCCCTTCGGCGACCCCGACCTGGCATCGCTGGCCCACCACGGCAAGGGCGTGCCCAGCGCGCTCAGCCACCTCGGTCCGGCCACCGACCTCGCCGACAAGACCGTGGACACGATCCTCGGCGTCAAGCCGCGTACGGACTTCGCCTGGCCCGTCGACGGCGCGATCGACTCCTCCATCGTCGACGTCGCGACCTCGGCCGGTGCACACAACGTGATCACCCGCAGCGACAGCCTCCGCGAGGCCGGCGGGCTGTCCTACACCCCGACGGCCGCCCGGCCCATCGGCGGCGGCAACACGGCCGTCGTCGCGGATGCGCAGCTCTCGCGGGCCTTCGAAGGCGATATGTCGAAGGCCGGAAACTCCGCCCACGCGGTCCAGGAGTTCCTCGCCCAGACCGAGATGATCAACCTTGAGGACCCCGGCCGGCAGCGCAGCATCGTCGTCGCGCCACAGCGCATGCCCACGGTCAGCCAGGCCCAGGCGATGGCCACCGCACTCCGGGACCTCAAGCAGTCCGGCCGCTGGACCCAGCCGCTGAACCTCAGCGGTGCCGCCAAGGCCAAGCCCGACCGCGCGGCCACCCGTCACGTCCCGAGCGGCAACGCCTACCCGTCCTCGCTGCGCCGGCAGGAGCTCCCCACCAACGCCTTCCGGCAGATCCAGGGCACCCAGGCCGCGCTGGACGACTACCAGGTGATCCTGGCCCACCCGGAGCGCGTGGTGACCCCGTTCGGCAACGCCATAATGCGGGAGATGTCGACGCAGTGGCGGGGCAATCCCACCGGTGCCAAGGCATTCCGTCACTCGGTACGCAGCTATCTCGACGGCCTGACCAAGAAGGTGCACCTGATCCAGAAGTCGGAGGCGACGCTCTCCGGGCGCAGCGCCACGATTCCGGTGACGGTCCAGAACAACCTGGTCCAGGGCGTCAGGGACATGAAGCTGAAGCTGACCTCCTCGCAGCCCAACCGTCTGGACGCAGGGAAGACGCAGACCATCACGGTGGACGGCGGGCACAGCCAGTCGTTCAAGTTCGACACCACCGCGAACGCGAATGGCCGGGCATGGGTGACCGCCCAGCTCTACACAGCGGACGGAAAGCCCTACGGTGAGCCCATGACGTTCCAGGTGAACGTCACGGAGATCACCGCAACGGTGATGCTCGTCATCGCGGGCGGCGTGCTGCTGCTCGTCCTCGCCGGCGTCCGGATCTACCTCCAGCGCAAGCGGGCAGCCGGCCGGCGAGCCGAGGACGGAACCGACGGCGACGGAACCGACGGCGATTCAGGCACGGACGGCGACAACGGCGGCACGGATGGTGACCAGCCCGAGCAGCCGAGTGACCCCACGCCGGACACCGGTTCGGAAAGCTCCGACCCGTCCGGCTCAGGTGAGAAAGTGGACCGTTGA